A DNA window from Malus domestica chromosome 12, GDT2T_hap1 contains the following coding sequences:
- the LOC103410971 gene encoding pentatricopeptide repeat-containing protein At5g18950-like, producing the protein MARAPLSILIFLRHNHCAWPNPNTQIRYLTTETKDSDFTEISQQICKIIRTKPRWEQTLPSHYPSFNFTDPQFFTELLKHQRNVFFSLRFFFWLSSQNGFSPNPVSCNALFTALVEAKACNAAKLLLGHTGFSPDPASLESYIGCLCEGGYVQEAVDVFYRLKGAGLCLSIMTWNAALSGCLKVGRTDIIWILYQEMIECGVVADVETVGYLIQALCVDNNVSKGYELLRQVLVDGLVPGNAAFNKLISGFCKEKNYTRVSELLHIMILKNRDPDNYTYQEVINWLCKKGKGHEGLRVFNDLKDRGYAPDIVMYTTMICGLCTMDYIGEARKLWFEMIEKGYRPNEYTYNTMILGFCKIGSFEEAKILYKEMCDRGYKETTVSYNAMMRGLCLHGRTDEAYGLFIEMPHKGIVRDLITYNTLIQGFCKEGKIVESTNLFRELLTQGLQPSTYSYTPLIEKLCQVGAVQEAKSLWNDMKNRGLEPTFGTQDYVIIGLCDQGDAAEGMEWFLDMLKSKLKPKRKTFGKLVECLSQRDRLDDSLLVLDFMFRAGYTLEEHICYSLVNKLGGENNHFVETCLGEILEGK; encoded by the coding sequence ATGGCCAGAGCTCCGTTGTCAATCCTAATCTTCCTCCGCCACAACCACTGTGCATGGCCAAACCCAAATACCCAAATCAGATACCTCACTACCGAAACCAAAGATTCTGACTTTACAGAAATTTCTCAACAGATTTGTAAGATTATTAGAACAAAACCAAGATGGGAGCAGACTCTGCCATCCCATTACCCTTCTTTTAATTTCACTGACCCCCAATTTTTCACTGAGCTTTTGAAGCACCAAAGGAATGTGTTTTTCTCGCTTCGGTTTTTCTTCTGGTTGAGCTCTCAGAATGGGTTTTCGCCCAACCCCGTTTCATGTAATGCGCTTTTCACTGCGCTCGTGGAGGCTAAGGCCTGCAATGCTGCAAAATTGCTTCTTGGACATACTGGTTTTAGCCCTGATCCTGCTTCATTAGAAAGTTATATTGGGTGTCTTTGCGAGGGTGGATATGTTCAGGAGGCGGTTGATGTGTTTTATAGGTTGAAAGGGGCTGGATTGTGCCTGTCTATAATGACTTGGAATGCGGCTTTGTCAGGTTGCCTTAAAGTGGGTAGGACTGATATTATTTGGATATTGTATCAAGAAATGATAGAATGTGGTGTTGTAGCTGATGTTGAGACTGTTGGGTATCTCATTCAAGCATTATGTGTTGATAACAATGTTTCGAAAGGATATGAGCTTCTTCGGCAGGTTTTGGTAGATGGACTAGTCCCCGGAAATGCTGCTTTCAATAAAttgatttctgggttttgtaaGGAGAAGAATTATACTCGAGTGTCTGAACTCCTCCACATCATGATTTTAAAGAATCGTGACCCGGATAATTATACGTATCAGGAGGTAATCAATTGGCTGTGTAAGAAAGGAAAGGGGCATGAGGGTTTACGGGTTTTCAATGATCTTAAGGATAGAGGCTATGCCCCAGATATTGTCATGTATACTACCATGATTTGTGGTCTGTGCACAATGGATTATATTGGGGAAGCTAGGAAGCTGTGGTTTGAGATGATTGAGAAGGGATATCGTCCAAATGAGTACACATACAATACAATGATTCTGGGGTTCTGTAAGATTGGTAGTTTTGAAGAGGCCAAGATCTTATACAAGGAGATGTGTGATAGAGGTTATAAAGAAACCACAGTCAGTTACAATGCAATGATGAGAGGACTATGTTTACATGGAAGGACCGATGAGGCATATGGATTATTCATTGAAATGCCCCATAAGGGTATTGTTCGTGATTTGATTACATACAACACTCTAATCCAAGGTTTCTGTAAGGAAGGCAAGATAGTAGAAAGTACAAACTTATTCCGAGAGCTCCTGACTCAAGGCTTACAACCATCAACTTACTCTTACACCCCACTTATTGAAAAGCTTTGTCAGGTTGGAGCTGTACAAGAAGCAAAAAGTTTGTGGAATGATATGAAGAATAGAGGTTTGGAACCAACTTTCGGCACTCAAGATTATGTTATCATTGGATTGTGTGATCAAGGAGATGCTGCAGAGGGAATGGAATGGTTCTTAGACATGTTAAAGAGTAAGCTTAAACCAAAGCGGAAAACTTTTGGGAAACTAGTTGAATGTCTTTCACAAAGAGACAGGTTGGATGATTCTTTACTTGTTTTAGACTTTATGTTTAGGGCAGGTTATACACTGGAAGAACACATATGTTATTCTCTGGTCAATAAGCTTGGCGGGGAGAACAACCATTTCGTTGAAACATGTCTAGGGGAGATCTTAGAAGGAAAGTGA